One Amycolatopsis sp. NBC_00355 genomic window carries:
- a CDS encoding ABC transporter substrate-binding protein has protein sequence MSQSPSLSRRQVLRYTTFAGAALAFPTVLAACGGPASTNKTGSSTGSLTAVIGYGNNQTWDPLQTASAFSMAAILHCYESLVEGDPITRAPFPGLAKALPADASGTSLKFELRDGAKWHDGQPVTADDVVFTYARALDDQENVLIHSFFATWLKEVRKTGDRAVEFVLKFPFPYALQRIQCCKIVPQHVYDGKWADAAAGKVVGSGPYKIVEQAPLSHTSFEKFADYNGPRPGAYDKMLWKSIVDSAPRVAAISGATPDAQIAENIPPANADQLRKAGRTVEFADGGNNLFLLFNTAHAPFDDKLVRQALHYAIDKKKMVEIGLKGAGSPGTSFINPKLPSSQPASQDFAYNPDKAKSLLQQAGASGLKITLSTTNTSLVADCVKVIKEGWDAIGVQTTLDSQDTKALFSKLDAGTDFQVVASTNNPLQFGNDPDLMIRYYYDAKSILTAKYARWSGPDAQSLLALQDQAAAETDAAKRTSLNKQLLDAISEQAVIYPVVFTQLGTAWDPKAISGVHAQGYPGIYLNQAKPA, from the coding sequence ATGTCCCAGAGCCCGTCGCTCAGCCGCCGCCAGGTGCTGCGCTACACCACCTTCGCCGGCGCGGCCCTGGCGTTCCCCACCGTGCTCGCCGCGTGCGGCGGCCCGGCGTCCACCAACAAGACCGGCAGCTCGACCGGCTCGCTGACGGCCGTGATCGGCTACGGGAACAATCAGACGTGGGATCCGCTGCAGACGGCGTCGGCCTTCTCGATGGCCGCGATCCTGCACTGCTACGAGTCCCTGGTGGAGGGTGACCCGATCACCCGCGCGCCGTTCCCCGGCCTGGCTAAGGCCCTGCCCGCCGACGCGAGCGGCACGAGCCTGAAGTTCGAGCTCCGCGACGGCGCGAAGTGGCACGACGGACAGCCGGTCACCGCCGACGACGTCGTCTTCACCTACGCGCGGGCGCTCGACGACCAGGAGAACGTGCTGATCCACAGCTTCTTCGCCACCTGGCTGAAGGAAGTCCGCAAGACCGGCGACCGCGCGGTCGAGTTCGTCCTCAAGTTCCCGTTCCCCTACGCGCTGCAGCGCATCCAGTGCTGCAAGATCGTCCCCCAGCACGTCTACGACGGCAAGTGGGCCGACGCCGCGGCGGGCAAGGTCGTCGGCTCCGGGCCCTACAAGATCGTCGAGCAGGCGCCGCTGTCGCACACCAGCTTCGAGAAGTTCGCCGACTACAACGGCCCGCGCCCGGGCGCCTACGACAAGATGCTGTGGAAGTCCATCGTGGACTCCGCGCCGCGCGTCGCCGCGATCTCCGGGGCGACGCCGGACGCGCAGATCGCCGAGAACATCCCGCCCGCCAACGCCGACCAGCTGCGCAAGGCCGGCCGGACCGTCGAGTTCGCCGACGGCGGCAACAACCTCTTCCTGCTGTTCAACACCGCGCACGCGCCGTTCGACGACAAGCTCGTGCGCCAGGCGCTGCACTACGCGATCGACAAGAAGAAGATGGTCGAGATCGGGCTGAAGGGCGCCGGCTCGCCCGGGACGTCGTTCATCAACCCGAAGCTCCCGTCCTCGCAACCCGCGTCGCAGGACTTCGCCTACAACCCCGACAAGGCCAAATCCCTGCTGCAGCAGGCGGGCGCGAGCGGGCTGAAGATCACGCTGTCCACGACGAACACGTCACTGGTCGCCGACTGCGTCAAGGTGATCAAGGAGGGCTGGGACGCGATCGGCGTCCAGACCACTTTGGACTCCCAGGACACCAAGGCGCTGTTCTCCAAGCTGGACGCGGGCACCGACTTCCAGGTCGTCGCCTCGACCAACAACCCGCTGCAGTTCGGCAACGACCCCGACCTGATGATCCGGTACTACTACGACGCGAAGTCCATCCTGACGGCGAAGTACGCGCGCTGGAGCGGCCCGGACGCCCAGTCCCTGCTGGCGCTGCAGGACCAGGCCGCGGCGGAGACGGACGCGGCGAAGCGGACGAGCTTGAACAAGCAGCTGCTGGACGCGATCTCCGAGCAGGCCGTCATCTACCCGGTGGTGTTCACCCAGCTCGGCACCGCGTGGGACCCGAAGGCGATCAGCGGCGTGCACGCCCAGGGCTACCCGGGCATCTACCTGAACCAGGCCAAGCCGGCCTGA
- a CDS encoding S53 family peptidase has protein sequence MYFRKIGVLSAVCAAAIALAPAAAAAPGPRAACPDAGPDVLRCLTTFTPGATRALADGPVGWGADDLVSAYRLPGAAGPATVVGISIAYDAPDLEADLATYRAQYGLPPCTSADGCFRKVNQQGAATPLPAADFGWALESTLDVSMVSAACPSCRIVVVEGNTPGFADLAETEDTAVRLGAKVVSNSYGAREGGAPLAFASHYRHPGVTVVASSGDFGFTSASYPANLATTVAVGGTSLARNPDSPRGWEEQAWSYGGSGCSAYIAKPKWQKDTHCGKRTIADVSAVADSVAIHNTDAGGWLPVNGTSASAPFIAGLYGRSGRAGVAQPADLYARASQFVDITAGNNDPVGGGAKCGSDYLCVAAPGYDAPTGVGVPDGLGGF, from the coding sequence GTGTACTTTCGAAAGATCGGCGTGCTGAGCGCCGTCTGCGCGGCGGCGATCGCGCTGGCTCCGGCCGCGGCCGCCGCACCCGGGCCGCGCGCGGCCTGTCCCGACGCGGGGCCGGACGTCCTGCGCTGTCTCACCACGTTCACGCCGGGGGCCACGCGCGCCCTGGCCGACGGCCCGGTCGGCTGGGGTGCCGACGACCTGGTGTCGGCCTACCGGCTGCCCGGCGCTGCCGGGCCCGCCACGGTCGTCGGCATCTCGATCGCCTACGACGCGCCCGACCTGGAGGCCGACCTGGCCACCTACCGGGCGCAGTACGGCCTGCCGCCGTGCACCTCGGCGGACGGCTGTTTCCGCAAGGTCAACCAGCAGGGCGCCGCGACGCCGTTGCCGGCGGCCGACTTCGGCTGGGCCCTGGAGTCCACTTTGGACGTCTCCATGGTGTCGGCGGCGTGCCCGTCGTGCCGGATCGTCGTCGTGGAGGGCAACACCCCCGGGTTCGCCGACCTCGCCGAGACCGAGGACACCGCCGTCCGGCTGGGCGCGAAGGTGGTGTCGAACAGCTACGGCGCGCGGGAAGGCGGTGCCCCGCTGGCGTTCGCCAGCCACTACCGGCACCCGGGCGTGACCGTGGTGGCGTCCTCGGGCGACTTCGGGTTCACGTCGGCCAGCTACCCGGCGAACCTGGCCACGACGGTGGCGGTCGGCGGGACGTCGCTGGCGAGGAACCCCGACTCCCCGCGCGGCTGGGAGGAGCAGGCGTGGTCCTACGGCGGCAGCGGCTGCTCGGCCTACATCGCGAAACCGAAGTGGCAGAAGGACACCCACTGCGGCAAGCGGACGATCGCGGACGTCTCGGCGGTGGCGGACAGCGTGGCCATCCACAACACCGACGCGGGCGGCTGGCTCCCGGTGAACGGCACGAGCGCGTCGGCGCCGTTCATCGCGGGCCTGTACGGCCGCTCCGGCCGCGCGGGCGTCGCACAGCCGGCTGACCTGTACGCGCGGGCGTCACAGTTCGTCGACATCACGGCCGGGAACAACGACCCGGTGGGCGGCGGCGCGAAGTGCGGCAGCGATTACCTGTGCGTGGCCGCCCCGGGTTACGACGCCCCCACGGGCGTCGGCGTCCCGGACGGCCTCGGCGGCTTCTGA
- a CDS encoding dihydrodipicolinate synthase family protein, with protein sequence MPKFAGIVPPLCTPFHDDFSVDTDSLRRHVEVQLDAGVHGVFVLGSSSEVAFLPDAQRRVVVETTVEQVAGRVPVLAGCIDMTTLRVAEHIRAAEAAGADAVVVTAPYYTRTHVAEIDRHFRLLHERTSLPIVAYDIPVAVHTKLDGAMVLDLAADGVLAGLKDSSGDEAAFRAVLLGKRERGLDAFAVFTGSELLVDAALAMGADGAVPGLGNVDPVGYVLVHDHFKAGNLAAARREQERLLKLFLITSVAPPSRMGRGSAGLGAFKAAMKMRGFIDNAVMAPPQLPLDDEELLRIKELLVEAGLL encoded by the coding sequence ATGCCGAAGTTCGCCGGAATCGTCCCCCCGCTGTGCACGCCGTTCCACGACGACTTCAGCGTGGACACCGACTCGCTGCGGCGGCACGTCGAGGTCCAGCTCGACGCCGGGGTCCACGGCGTCTTCGTCCTCGGCTCGTCCAGCGAGGTCGCCTTCCTCCCCGACGCCCAGCGCCGGGTCGTCGTCGAGACGACGGTCGAGCAGGTCGCCGGGCGCGTCCCGGTGCTGGCCGGCTGTATCGACATGACGACGTTGCGGGTCGCCGAGCACATTCGCGCCGCCGAAGCGGCCGGGGCCGACGCCGTCGTCGTCACCGCGCCGTACTACACCCGCACGCACGTCGCCGAGATCGACCGGCACTTCCGGCTGCTGCACGAACGCACGTCACTGCCGATCGTCGCCTACGACATCCCGGTGGCGGTCCACACGAAGCTCGACGGCGCCATGGTGCTCGACCTCGCCGCCGACGGCGTCCTCGCCGGCCTGAAGGACTCCAGCGGGGACGAAGCGGCGTTCCGCGCGGTGCTGCTGGGCAAACGCGAACGCGGCCTCGACGCCTTCGCCGTGTTCACCGGCTCCGAACTCCTCGTCGACGCGGCGCTGGCGATGGGCGCGGACGGCGCCGTCCCGGGCCTCGGCAACGTCGACCCGGTCGGCTACGTCCTCGTCCACGACCACTTCAAGGCCGGCAACCTCGCCGCGGCGCGCCGCGAGCAGGAGCGCCTGCTGAAGCTGTTCTTGATCACCTCCGTGGCGCCGCCGAGCCGGATGGGCCGCGGCTCGGCCGGCCTCGGTGCGTTCAAGGCCGCGATGAAGATGCGCGGCTTCATCGACAACGCCGTCATGGCCCCGCCGCAGCTGCCCCTGGACGACGAGGAACTGCTGCGCATCAAGGAGCTACTCGTCGAAGCGGGCTTGCTCTGA
- a CDS encoding DMT family transporter: MKRTLKATLALAVTVVLWASAFPAIKVGLDGYGVAGLSFARLAVASAVLLLVAPVLGVRRPRAADLPRIAGCGLAGMSAYQVLLNWGEVRVPAGTASLLVSVAPVFSVLLAAAFLGERLTTAKVLGSAVALGGSVLIALGGGLGYPGAAWVVLAAAAVQGVYHFGSKPLLKRYTGLEVACYAMWAGTLFLLPLAPAALRGVGTAPLSATLSVVFLGVLPSAAGFVAWGYAVARHPIAVATGALYLVPAVALAVAFVWLGETPTWVDVAGGALSVAGVVLISLGRVGGAVRASPLRRVAP, encoded by the coding sequence GTGAAGCGCACTCTCAAGGCAACCCTCGCCCTGGCCGTCACCGTCGTCCTGTGGGCGTCGGCGTTCCCGGCGATCAAGGTGGGACTCGACGGCTACGGCGTCGCGGGGCTGTCGTTCGCCCGGCTCGCGGTGGCCTCGGCCGTGCTGCTGCTGGTCGCGCCGGTGCTGGGGGTGCGGCGGCCGCGCGCGGCCGACCTGCCGCGGATCGCGGGGTGCGGGCTGGCCGGGATGAGCGCGTACCAGGTGCTGCTCAACTGGGGTGAGGTGCGCGTTCCGGCGGGCACGGCGAGCCTGCTCGTCTCGGTGGCGCCGGTGTTCAGCGTGCTGCTCGCGGCGGCGTTCCTGGGCGAGCGGCTGACGACGGCGAAGGTGCTGGGCAGCGCCGTGGCGCTCGGCGGCAGCGTGCTCATCGCGCTCGGCGGCGGCCTGGGGTACCCGGGCGCCGCGTGGGTCGTGCTGGCCGCCGCCGCGGTCCAGGGTGTCTACCACTTCGGCAGCAAGCCCTTGCTGAAGCGCTACACCGGACTCGAGGTCGCCTGCTACGCGATGTGGGCCGGGACGCTGTTCCTGCTGCCGCTCGCGCCCGCGGCCCTCCGCGGCGTCGGAACGGCACCGCTGAGCGCGACGCTGTCCGTGGTCTTCCTGGGTGTGCTGCCCTCGGCGGCCGGGTTCGTCGCCTGGGGGTACGCGGTGGCCCGCCACCCGATCGCCGTCGCGACCGGCGCGCTCTACCTCGTCCCGGCTGTCGCCCTGGCGGTGGCGTTCGTCTGGCTGGGCGAAACGCCGACCTGGGTGGACGTCGCCGGCGGCGCGCTCAGCGTCGCCGGCGTCGTCCTCATCTCCCTCGGGCGGGTGGGCGGGGCCGTCAGAGCAAGCCCGCTTCGACGAGTAGCTCCTTGA
- a CDS encoding LysR family transcriptional regulator yields MLELRRLRILHGLAQHRTVAATATALHLTGPAVSQHLAALEREAGTPLLEKQGRTLAFTPAGRLLVSHAEVILDDLAAAESAMAAVSGNGGTGTVRLAAFASAARQLLPAAWAALREAGTVSLRLVQEEPDDALESLRRQDVDIALVHSYSLLPRSIPPRCEDRRLLADPVLLALDPALAASAGLAPGEPVRLERFAGHPWLVPAADLSCREMIHRACGAAGFVPPVAAEASDFAVLVALAASGAGVALVPAMALPAGPPGVSLHPLEEPLTRKVFALTRTGTARRPDIRVVLDELERSARDRDDHYF; encoded by the coding sequence ATGTTGGAGCTGCGCCGCCTGCGCATCCTGCACGGTCTCGCCCAGCACCGGACCGTGGCCGCGACCGCGACCGCGTTGCACCTGACCGGCCCGGCCGTCTCGCAGCACCTGGCCGCCCTCGAACGCGAAGCGGGTACGCCGCTGCTCGAGAAACAGGGCCGTACCCTGGCCTTCACCCCGGCCGGGCGGTTGCTGGTCTCGCACGCCGAGGTGATCCTCGACGACCTCGCCGCCGCGGAGTCGGCGATGGCGGCGGTGTCCGGGAACGGCGGCACCGGCACGGTGCGGCTGGCCGCGTTCGCCTCGGCGGCGCGGCAGCTGCTGCCGGCGGCGTGGGCCGCGCTCCGGGAGGCCGGGACGGTGTCGCTGCGCCTGGTCCAGGAGGAGCCGGACGACGCGCTGGAGTCGTTGCGCCGCCAGGACGTCGACATCGCGCTGGTGCACAGCTATTCGCTGCTGCCGCGCAGCATCCCGCCGCGCTGCGAGGACCGGCGGCTGCTGGCGGACCCGGTGCTGCTGGCCCTCGATCCGGCGCTGGCCGCGTCGGCCGGCTTGGCGCCGGGCGAACCCGTGCGGCTGGAGCGGTTCGCCGGTCACCCGTGGCTCGTGCCCGCCGCCGATCTTTCGTGCCGCGAGATGATCCACCGGGCCTGCGGCGCGGCGGGGTTCGTCCCGCCGGTGGCGGCGGAGGCGAGCGACTTCGCCGTCCTCGTCGCGCTCGCCGCGTCCGGCGCGGGGGTGGCGTTGGTGCCCGCCATGGCGTTGCCCGCCGGGCCGCCCGGGGTCAGCCTCCACCCGCTCGAAGAACCGTTGACCCGCAAGGTGTTCGCGCTGACCCGGACGGGCACCGCGCGGCGCCCGGACATCCGGGTCGTGCTCGACGAACTCGAACGGTCGGCTCGCGACCGGGACGACCACTACTTCTGA
- a CDS encoding FadR/GntR family transcriptional regulator produces MARPQRSEEITKRIIDLIVERELPPGAPMPTELSLMEDIGVSRNSIREAIKALQALGIVEIRHGYGTFVGSAGSESLQTWLLFRTRARGATDVGRLRDLLEVREMLETELTRRVAVEHRPELIEDLQECVARMRRKGPDAAEADREFHDLICAEAGFDLARELTGLFWDVYQIAERELGGPAGAPTATAKRHQVIVDALLLRDPDAAAEAVHRHFDEVRKRAKAGPYGGFGVARPVPVVHSS; encoded by the coding sequence GTGGCCCGTCCGCAGCGCAGCGAAGAGATCACCAAGCGCATCATCGACCTGATCGTCGAACGGGAGCTCCCGCCGGGCGCGCCGATGCCGACCGAGCTGAGCCTGATGGAGGACATCGGCGTCAGCCGCAACTCCATCCGCGAGGCGATCAAGGCCCTGCAGGCCCTGGGCATCGTCGAGATCCGCCACGGCTACGGCACGTTCGTCGGGTCGGCGGGCTCGGAGTCGCTGCAGACCTGGCTGCTGTTCCGCACGCGCGCCCGCGGCGCGACCGACGTCGGCCGCCTGCGCGACCTGCTCGAGGTTCGCGAGATGCTGGAGACGGAGCTGACCCGCCGCGTCGCCGTCGAGCACCGGCCGGAGCTGATCGAGGACCTGCAGGAGTGCGTGGCCCGGATGCGCCGCAAGGGCCCGGACGCGGCGGAGGCCGATCGCGAGTTCCACGACCTGATCTGCGCGGAAGCCGGCTTCGACCTGGCCCGCGAGCTGACCGGGCTGTTCTGGGACGTCTACCAGATCGCGGAGCGGGAACTGGGCGGCCCGGCCGGCGCCCCGACGGCCACCGCGAAGCGGCACCAGGTGATCGTGGACGCCCTCCTGCTGCGCGACCCGGACGCCGCGGCGGAAGCGGTGCACCGCCACTTCGACGAGGTTCGCAAGCGCGCGAAAGCCGGACCGTACGGCGGTTTCGGCGTCGCGAGGCCGGTGCCGGTGGTCCACTCTTCCTGA
- a CDS encoding ABC transporter permease: MVVVVRMLLSRVLALIPLLLGVILFVFVVMRFAPTDPALAAFDGANATAEQLQRFRLDNGLLDPLPLQYVHFVWHLLQGDFGTSVITKQPVGQTIATALPLTVQLTLLGLVIALVVSLVLGVTSALFRDRWPDKVIRVVTLAGVAAPAFWVALLLVQWLAVDRGLFPTSGYVSPADSLGGWLNSLTLPAVSLALPVAAQLTRVIRTSMVEELDKDYVRTARGGGLPPVVVVGRNVLRNALVTPLTVLGLRVGYLLGGAVVIETMFALPGMGQNMIQAVKDGDTAKVQGFVITIAIGFVLVNLIVDVLYLMANPRLRSHS; this comes from the coding sequence GTGGTCGTCGTCGTGCGGATGCTGCTGAGCCGCGTCCTCGCCCTGATCCCGCTGCTGCTGGGCGTGATCCTGTTCGTCTTCGTCGTGATGCGGTTCGCGCCGACCGACCCGGCGCTCGCCGCGTTCGACGGCGCGAACGCCACCGCCGAGCAGCTGCAGCGGTTCCGGCTGGACAATGGCCTGCTCGACCCGCTGCCGCTGCAGTACGTCCACTTCGTCTGGCACCTGCTGCAAGGCGACTTCGGCACCAGCGTGATCACCAAGCAGCCGGTCGGCCAGACCATCGCGACCGCGCTGCCGCTGACCGTGCAGCTCACCCTGCTCGGCCTGGTCATCGCGCTGGTCGTGTCGCTCGTGCTCGGCGTGACGTCGGCGCTGTTCCGCGACCGCTGGCCGGACAAGGTGATCCGGGTGGTCACCCTGGCCGGGGTCGCCGCGCCCGCGTTCTGGGTGGCGCTGCTGCTGGTGCAGTGGCTGGCCGTCGACCGCGGGCTGTTCCCGACCAGCGGGTACGTCAGCCCGGCGGACTCGCTCGGCGGCTGGCTGAACTCGCTGACGCTGCCTGCGGTGTCCCTCGCGCTGCCGGTTGCGGCGCAGCTCACCCGGGTGATCCGGACGTCGATGGTCGAGGAGCTGGACAAGGACTACGTCCGCACCGCGCGCGGCGGTGGGCTGCCACCGGTCGTCGTGGTCGGCCGCAACGTGCTGCGCAACGCGCTGGTCACCCCGCTGACCGTGCTCGGCCTGCGGGTCGGCTACCTGCTGGGCGGCGCGGTCGTCATCGAGACGATGTTCGCGCTGCCGGGAATGGGGCAGAACATGATCCAGGCCGTCAAGGACGGCGACACCGCCAAGGTCCAGGGCTTCGTGATCACCATCGCGATCGGGTTCGTGCTGGTCAACCTGATTGTCGACGTCCTGTACCTGATGGCGAACCCGCGGCTGCGGAGCCACTCGTGA
- a CDS encoding ABC transporter ATP-binding protein, giving the protein MNLLELDGVHVVHKIRGANLFGHDNVYALTDAHLVVNPGETVGVVGESGCGKSTLAKVIVGLQRPTAGTVRFRGKPLDRGFGREAGMVFQDPSTALNRRLAVARIIRDPLDVHRVGTPDERDARVRELMTLVGLPDSVADAVPGQLSGGQRQRVAIARALALGPALLVADEPTSALDVSVRAQILNLLLDLREQLGLAMVFVSHDIQTVKKMSDRIVTMYLGRVVEEAPASELPGAARHPYTRALFSATPSLLHQVEPIVLTGPVPSATRPPSGCPFRTRCPKATGECAADLPPLAVADGGHTYRCIHPETPAGVIA; this is encoded by the coding sequence GTGAACCTGCTGGAACTCGACGGCGTCCACGTCGTCCACAAGATCCGGGGCGCGAACCTGTTCGGCCACGACAACGTCTACGCGCTGACCGACGCCCACCTCGTCGTGAACCCGGGCGAGACCGTCGGCGTTGTCGGCGAGTCCGGCTGCGGCAAGTCGACGCTGGCCAAGGTGATCGTCGGCCTGCAGCGCCCCACCGCGGGCACCGTGCGGTTCCGCGGCAAGCCCCTGGACCGCGGCTTCGGCCGCGAGGCCGGCATGGTCTTCCAGGACCCGTCGACCGCGCTCAACCGCCGGCTGGCCGTCGCCCGGATCATCCGCGACCCGCTCGACGTCCACCGCGTCGGCACCCCGGACGAGCGTGATGCCCGGGTCCGCGAGCTGATGACGCTGGTCGGGCTGCCCGACAGCGTCGCCGACGCGGTGCCGGGCCAGCTGTCGGGCGGCCAGCGCCAGCGCGTCGCCATCGCCCGCGCGCTGGCGCTGGGACCGGCGCTGCTGGTCGCCGACGAGCCGACGTCCGCGCTCGACGTCTCGGTGCGTGCGCAGATCCTCAACCTGCTGCTCGACCTGCGCGAACAGCTCGGGCTGGCGATGGTGTTCGTCTCCCACGACATCCAGACGGTCAAGAAGATGAGCGACCGGATCGTCACGATGTACCTCGGCCGCGTCGTCGAGGAAGCGCCCGCGTCAGAACTGCCAGGTGCCGCCCGGCACCCCTACACGCGGGCCCTCTTCTCGGCGACGCCCAGCCTGCTGCACCAGGTCGAGCCGATCGTGCTCACCGGCCCGGTGCCGTCGGCGACCCGCCCGCCGAGCGGCTGCCCGTTCCGCACCCGCTGCCCTAAGGCGACCGGCGAGTGCGCGGCCGACCTGCCGCCGCTCGCCGTGGCCGACGGCGGCCACACCTACCGCTGTATCCATCCCGAGACCCCTGCCGGAGTGATCGCCTGA
- a CDS encoding dipeptide/oligopeptide/nickel ABC transporter permease/ATP-binding protein has protein sequence MTRRSWPALAVLGVLLLVAVVGTLLATHNPDALSTDTGGPSAAHWFGTDQSGRDIFSRLVAGTRWSLAIGLGAVALALVSGAAIGAFAATSGARVDAVVMRVLDIVMAFPGIALAAVLVAVFGHGILVLILAIGFLNTPPVARVVRANVLAQYGEDYVAAESVIGARRFHVLTRHVAINCAAPVLVFCTVTVADAIVFEASLSFIGAGIQPPDPSWGSVLADGKDLVLTGGWWATLFPGLLILITVLALNVLSERFSDALAAPSARAARAGAVAKAVAAREDADTAPVLPIAGLREAGERLARTARSLDHRETVLEVDRLAIAFPGRHDGVNVVDGVSFSVRAGEVLGLIGESGCGKSLTSLSILGLLPPTATVTGQIRFAQRDLLALRPGERRRHLGHDIAMIYQDALSSLNPAMTIRAQLKQFTRRGGTRTPAELLDLVNLDPERTLRAYPHELSGGQRQRVLIAMALSRDPKLIVADEPTTALDVTVQAQIMALLLRLQDELGFALVLVSHDLALVSEIADRVVVMYGGQVAELGATAQVIGSPRHHYTRGLLSAVLSLEENEARLTQIKGVVPAPAEFPAGCRFAGRCPAARDKCHDEPPVRFGEPVDHLVACHFPAVDVAREKEATA, from the coding sequence GTGACGCGCCGGTCCTGGCCCGCGCTCGCGGTGCTCGGCGTCCTGCTGCTCGTCGCGGTCGTCGGCACGCTCCTCGCGACGCACAACCCGGACGCGCTGAGCACCGACACCGGCGGCCCGAGCGCCGCGCACTGGTTCGGGACCGACCAGTCGGGCCGGGACATCTTCTCCCGGCTGGTCGCGGGGACACGCTGGTCGCTCGCCATCGGCCTGGGGGCGGTGGCGCTCGCACTCGTGTCCGGCGCGGCGATCGGGGCGTTCGCCGCGACGTCGGGCGCCCGGGTGGACGCCGTGGTGATGCGCGTGCTCGACATCGTCATGGCGTTCCCCGGCATCGCCTTGGCCGCGGTCCTGGTGGCCGTGTTCGGCCACGGGATCCTGGTGCTGATCCTGGCCATCGGGTTCCTCAACACGCCGCCGGTGGCGCGGGTCGTGCGGGCGAACGTGCTCGCGCAGTACGGCGAGGACTACGTCGCGGCGGAAAGCGTCATCGGGGCGCGCCGGTTCCACGTGCTGACCCGGCACGTCGCGATCAACTGCGCGGCGCCGGTCCTGGTGTTCTGCACGGTGACGGTGGCCGACGCGATCGTCTTCGAGGCGTCGCTGTCGTTCATCGGCGCCGGCATCCAGCCCCCGGACCCGTCGTGGGGCTCGGTGCTGGCCGACGGCAAGGACCTGGTGCTGACCGGCGGCTGGTGGGCGACGCTGTTCCCCGGCCTGCTGATCCTGATCACGGTGCTGGCGCTGAACGTCCTGTCCGAACGCTTCTCGGACGCGCTCGCCGCGCCCTCGGCCCGCGCGGCCCGGGCCGGAGCGGTGGCGAAGGCCGTCGCCGCCCGCGAAGACGCCGACACGGCGCCCGTGCTGCCGATCGCGGGGCTGCGTGAAGCGGGGGAGCGCCTCGCCCGCACCGCTCGCTCGCTGGATCACCGGGAGACGGTCCTCGAGGTGGACCGGCTGGCGATCGCGTTCCCCGGCCGCCACGACGGCGTGAACGTCGTCGACGGTGTCTCGTTCAGCGTCCGCGCGGGCGAGGTGCTCGGCCTGATCGGCGAGTCCGGCTGCGGCAAGTCGCTGACGTCGCTGTCGATCCTCGGCCTCCTGCCGCCGACGGCGACCGTGACCGGGCAGATCCGGTTCGCCCAGCGCGACCTGCTCGCGCTGCGCCCCGGCGAGCGGCGCCGGCACCTCGGCCACGACATCGCGATGATCTACCAGGACGCGCTCAGCTCGCTCAACCCGGCGATGACCATCCGCGCCCAGCTCAAGCAGTTCACCCGCCGCGGCGGCACCCGCACCCCGGCCGAGCTCCTGGACCTGGTCAACCTCGACCCCGAACGGACACTGCGCGCCTACCCGCACGAGCTGTCCGGCGGGCAGCGGCAGCGCGTGCTGATCGCAATGGCGCTCTCCCGCGACCCGAAACTGATCGTCGCCGACGAGCCGACCACCGCGCTCGACGTCACCGTGCAGGCCCAGATCATGGCGTTGCTGCTGCGGCTGCAGGACGAACTCGGCTTCGCGCTCGTCCTCGTCTCGCACGACCTCGCGCTGGTCTCCGAGATCGCCGACCGCGTCGTCGTCATGTACGGCGGCCAGGTCGCCGAGCTGGGCGCCACCGCGCAGGTCATCGGCTCGCCGCGGCACCACTACACCCGCGGCCTGCTCAGCGCGGTGCTGTCGCTGGAGGAGAACGAAGCCCGCCTCACCCAGATCAAGGGCGTCGTCCCGGCGCCGGCCGAGTTCCCGGCGGGCTGCCGGTTCGCCGGCCGCTGCCCGGCGGCCCGCGACAAGTGCCACGACGAGCCGCCGGTCCGCTTCGGCGAGCCGGTCGACCACCTCGTCGCCTGCCACTTCCCGGCGGTCGACGTCGCCCGCGAGAAGGAGGCGACGGCGTGA